One genomic region from Leishmania braziliensis MHOM/BR/75/M2904 complete genome, chromosome 35 encodes:
- a CDS encoding putative ribonuclease produces the protein MEITNNNVGMLLPYMDTILRDCSFFTVDLEFSGIDHDRDDACAEAPEQAIRSLMRKPSDLYLAKLQDSKLYSIMQIGISVFTEVEVGDANGVSTANGATPSTVPSAAAHLKKEVADFLAAEVENYTAYAETTAVVERILSSANGSAKDFASAFKYLADQMLAVAQSLEMAARANSIRATEGPPLSSQSLPILWKRYRFLETLSHAVASYQIKSTAADATVPLTPSKCYTVHTFSALMFPAATDTEVDVTLNIATAEFLAKNDMDFTRWVKEGLRFEPVKVAAAQLTKKVEAQLQEINLLTQPYTMLKGYKECIGRRLDNLLPLLPGELQLVRFILSLSSKEFDDPAAANVKQFYVKSLALIISFARGIVPESALPEYIYTKEKLYRAEMNALSAIGVTKANRRFVRTAVFNTWGNGCSSSLVSRSYGSDLLKTLLYATEVHRKPIVFYNGYTDVIFLLLALYGASSMPLNLQSFKSLAHRHFPSLFDTRILSCAEPLQGLGDFSGKLWNVVDEISKVSTIGPYVSFKFDSTFSGGCGSTQTSMTHNAAFDSLLTGKLFAFAKYGLENANTSVKVYENILSTYATLKSIYLVSRMDGMKRETAAVVYYISNKPALRVDIIRKALESCKITAVILYRGHGYTIQPIGAACQMPNLVQTMIKVLSAKVHEKVELYQIELRTRAAIKEERESDCTGET, from the coding sequence ATGGAGATAACGAACAACAACGTGGGAATGCTGTTGCCCTATATGGACACGATTTTGCGCGACTGCTCCTTCTTCACGGTTGACCTGGAGTTCTCTGGCATTGACCATGACAGAGACGACGCCTGCGCGGAAGCACCAGAGCAAGCTATCCGCTCGCTCATGCGAAAACCATCTGACTTGTACCTGGCAAAGTTGCAGGATAGCAAGTTGTACAGTATAATGCAGATCGGCATCTCCGTCTTCACCGAAGTAGAGGTTGGTGACGCCAACGGGGTCTCGACTGCGAATGGGGCAACACCATCAACGGTGCCGTCGGCGGCTGCTCACCTGAAAAAGGAGGTCGCCGATTTTTTGGCGGCGGAAGTCGAAAATTACACCGCCTATGCTGAAACCACCGCAGTGGTAGAGAGAATTCTGTCGAGTGCAAACGGCTCTGCGAAGGACTTCGCGTCCGCTTTCAAGTACTTAGCTGATCAAATGCTTGCAGTTGCGCAGTCGTTGGAGATGGCTGCAAGGGCTAACAGCATTCGTGCCACAGAggggccgccgctgtcgagtCAGTCTCTCCCTATCTTGTGGAAGCGTTACCGCTTCTTAGAGACGCTCAGTCACGCTGTTGCGAGCTACCAGATAAAAAGCACTGCGGCCGATGCGACGGTGCCACTAACACCGTCGAAGTGCTACACGGTGCACACGTTCTCTGCACTGATGTTCCCAGCCGCCACCGACACTGAGGTGGATGTGACCCTCAACATTGCTACCGCCGAGTTCCTCGCCAAGAACGACATGGACTTCACGCGCTGGGTCAAGGAGGGGCTTCGCTTTGAGCCAGTTAAGGTGGCAGCCGCCCAACTCACCaagaaggtggaggcgcaATTGCAGGAGATAAATCTGCTTACCCAGCCGTACACCATGCTGAAAGGGTACAAGGAATGCATCGGCCGGAGACTAGACAATCTGCTTCCTCTTTTACCAGGTGAGTTGCAACTGGTAAGGtttattctctctctctcgagcaAGGAGTTTGACGATCCGGCGGCTGCGAATGTGAAGCAGTTTTACGTTAAATCACTTGCTCTTATTATCTCCTTCGCGCGTGGAATCGTTCCAGAGTCGGCGCTGCCGGAGTACATCTACACGAAAGAGAAGCTGTACAGGGCGGAGATGAACGCGCTGTCAGCAATTGGTGTGACTAAGGCGAATCGCAGGTTTGTGAGGACTGCTGTCTTCAACACCTGGGGCAATGGCTGCAGCTCCAGCCTCGTCTCTCGTAGCTACGGCAGTGACCTCTTGAAGACCCTCTTGTATGCCACCGAAGTGCACCGGAAGCCCATTGTTTTCTACAATGGCTACACAGATGTAATTTTTCTGCTACTCGCCCTTTACGGCGCATCGAGTATGCCGCTCAACCTGCAGTCCTTTAAGTCGCTGGCGCATCGGCATTTCCCGTCACTTTTCGACACCCGCATTCTCAGCTGCGCCGAACCGCTTCAGGGCTTGGGGGACTTTTCTGGAAAGTTGTGGAATGTGGTGGATGAGATAAGCAAGGTAAGCACCATCGGGCCGTATGTATCGTTTAAGTTTGACTCGACCTTCTCTGGCGGCTGTGGCTCCACGCAGACCTCGATGACCCACAACGCAGCCTTTGATTCCTTGCTTACTGGCAAGCTCTTTGCGTTTGCCAAGTACGGACTAGAAAATGCCAACACCAGCGTCAAGGTGTATGAGAATATTTTGTCAACCTATGCAACACTGAAGTCGATCTACCTGGTAAGCCGCATGGATGGCATGAAGCgggagacggcggcagtCGTGTACTACATTTCTAACAAGCCTGCGCTGCGGGTGGATATAATACGTAAGGCGCTCGAGTCGTGTAAGATCACTGCCGTGATCCTCTACCGAGGCCACGGTTATACCATTCAACCGATAGGTGCTGCGTGTCAGATGCCGAACCTGGTGCAGACGATGATAAAGGTACTGAGTGCTAAGGTCCACGAAAAGGTCGAGTTGTATCAAATTGAGCTTCGAACGCGCGCGGCGatcaaagaagagagagagagtgattGCACAGGTGAGACATAG
- a CDS encoding putative aminopeptidase P — protein sequence MSAHDKSLAYPFSIPMRMYREQRERLGASLQQAFPEGGHAAVLQAASEVPVNSTDCNYLFVQESYFYYLFGAAMPDAYGAVLPGGKGILFIPRLPADYATWMGPLPTPHGVKEQLEMDEVYYADEMEQVLRCCGVHTAEVLKGTNTDSGLEVLQAKLPEGTALSKSTDYLYRVLSSQRCYKTALEADVLRYVCKVSSAAHVKVMQIAKPGMSQHHLESTFLHDVYYNGGCRRVSYTCICATGPHGATLHYPDNNCVIEDGTMALLDMGGNYRGYAADITCSFPVNGKFTEEQKVIYNAVLDAHDKVMHAMKPGVKWVDMHLLAIRTTCTHLIAAGILKGDIDTLMAKEIMQYFQPHGLGHLVGMDVHDVGGYMEGCPERPIKKDCCRLRTARTIEEGLYITIEPGCYFNAALLEMAKANADVKEHLNMEKIEAYAQFGGVRIESDVLVTEDGVVNYTTVPRTVEEIESTMAGAPFRKEVEVYHN from the coding sequence ATGTCCGCACACGATAAGAGTCTGGCATACCCCTTCTCCATCCCGATGAGGATGTATCGGGAACAGCGTGAGCGGCTGGGGGCGTCGCTCCAGCAGGCGTTCCCGGAGGGTGGCCacgcggcagtgctgcaggctGCCTCTGAGGTGCCCGTGAACTCGACAGACTGCAACTATCTCTTTGTGCAGGAGAGCTACTTCTACTACCTCTTCGGTGCGGCGATGCCGGACGCGTACGGCGCCGTGCTCCCGGGCGGCAAGGGAATTCTCTTCATTCCGCGGCTGCCAGCGGATTATGCAACGTGGATGGGCCCACTGCCGACTCCGCATGGAGTGAAGGAGCAGCTAGAGATGGATGAGGTGTACTACGCGGACGAGAtggagcaggtgctgcggtgctgtgggGTTCACACTGCTGAGGTCTTGAAGGGCACAAACACCGACAGCGGTCttgaggtgctgcaggcgaaGCTGCCTGAGGGGACGGCGCTGAGCAAGTCCACCGACTACCTTTATCGCGTGCTGAGCTCACAGCGCTGCTACAAGACGGCACTGGAGGCTGACGTGCTTCGGTATGTGTGTAAGGTGTCGAGCGCCGCGCACGTCAAGGTGATGCAGATTGCAAAACCCGGCATGTCGCAGCACCATCTCGAGTCTACCTTTCTCCACGACGTGTACTACAATGGCGGCTGCCGGCGTGTGAGCTACACGTGCATCTGTGCCACAGGCCCCCACGGTGCCACACTGCACTACCCCGACAATAACTGCGTGATCGAAGACGGCACaatggcgctgctggacatGGGCGGTAACTACCGCGGCTACGCCGCCGATATCACCTGCAGTTTCCCCGTGAACGGCAAGTTCACTGAGGAGCAGAAGGTGATTTACAACGCGGTGCTCGACGCACACGACAAGGTGATGCACGCGATGAAGCCCGGTGTGAAGTGGGTCGACATGCATCTGCTCGCCATCCGCACAACCTGCACACACCTGATCGCTGCAGGTATTCTCAAGGGTGACATCGACACGCTCATGGCGAAAGAAATTATGCAGTACTTTCAGCCACACGGTCTCGGTCACCTTGTCGGCATGGACGTGCACGACGTTGGCGGCTACATGGAGGGCTGTCCAGAGCGACCGATTAAGAAGGATTGCTGCCGCCTGCGTACTGCGCGTACCATCGAGGAGGGGCTCTACATCACCATAGAGCCTGGCTGCTACTTTAACGCAGCGCTTCTGGAGATGGCGAAGGCAAATGCTGATGTCAAGGAGCATTTGAACATGGAAAAGATCGAGGCGTACGCGCAATTTGGTGGCGTGCGCATCGAGAGCGACGTCCTGGTGACGGAGGACGGCGTGGTGAACTACACTACTGTGCCGCGCACGGTGGAAGAGATCGAGAGCACTATGGCGGGCGCGCCTTTcaggaaggaggtggaggtgtaTCACAACTGA